A single region of the Tigriopus californicus strain San Diego chromosome 8, Tcal_SD_v2.1, whole genome shotgun sequence genome encodes:
- the LOC131885196 gene encoding uncharacterized protein LOC131885196 produces the protein MRQIGLLHFWALYFIHVVRSEQFDIPNADGNHMQVIFSEELQKFVLKPAKGHVITKYDFLEGKIGYLNFWENYCIILPLDAQTLSFQDHLSRLKSGILPKDRLSDTIYVEESFPKFDDALCDRLPRYDVVNKVLNRSKRSVEDPNIWYYRRHARRFSGQTQSQLMRHRNCPNGRNCDENDEATARASSDGVESTVLAGGNSMGQAQSQMFPWISPYNNNFGSGSTLNSQSRGDPIDAHGMAAGQPPNHAGNYGDQIPTVGQSHHQNLNSGPSPPGNTHHVPYQERSTPFTDKHRYGAPGTVGGIRQGNRDPSGSRGFSGDPNSGHVAKYVPSNGFANQPFVANDGLSRRTGSFQPGTNVYQDKQSEERSQASSQVRHGGQGSMASASSGGGYGAGATQSQVQGSYSGTGSFSGQSQSSGGWGQSSASNIQAGPAGSSSQAGTSINARSGSQTQVQVGPSGNSAINSQSLYRHGGSSTNLQANQRGGQVGAQATGEGATNSQAQIRFQPGANAQNGFLGGGQASAQSQGYMGQAQSQLFGNLDNGKMYSGAAQAGSGTRRGQHGSSTRNEVRNNGDQPPNTGSTDQVGMHHNQNRRKQFGYRGVSEHRPQPMDEHIQSSQSDYHYAPGTRHRSNGQHSLPQNNGYTTGHSGTAQTNDQLTPIYQRRNTNQETPPLQPVSAATYAPQPPGTGGYPSDPMSSYPQEASTRQSPNPVGQPSPRPNYQQSQNAYVNHMRVQGNPEVRYSNDASNTANGKLYEAGQQVPGFPGYKVPNGYRARVISSESESASATVQGPGQAQTQTLNINFPSQNRYPSQTPGHFDRSNDETHHARQSPKETYTRRPNPSLSNPYQGQEANKVPVAIPGQIPNGGAQTDNELTNYYDYYDSYGNEPEYYYDDIQGKPPKKDPNQIISSSRPVVTPPPTFSTGSNIKGYQTPRPPFGEGQERGDISSSSSSSRPDSQIGSTGRPVSSSEGTNVASRRQPTDESRCQGFGNNPCYNKPYSGSFQITGQGTYQYVPSSSGNYRSHSSTYGGHFKVRPSGEDEKDDSTWKETNYSQASTCGYFTFSCNIALGSDRRTKICFKDPNQCNS, from the exons ATGAGGCAAATTGGCCTCCTGCATTTTTGGGCATTGTACTTCATTCATGTGGTCCGATCGGAACAG TTCGATATTCCCAATGCCGATGGTAATCATATGCAGGTCATTTTCTCAGAGGAACTTCAGAAATTCGTTCTGAAACCGGCTAAAGGTCATGTCATTACCAAATACGATTTCTTAGAG GGCAAAATTGGCTATCTTAATTTTTGGGAAAACTATTGCATCATCCTTCCATTGGATGCCCAAACTCTCAGCTTTCAGGACCATTTGTCAAGGCTAAAATCTGGAATCCTTCCCAAAGATAGATTATCAGACACCATTTATGTTGAAGAGTCATTTCCCAAG TTCGACGACGCCTTGTGCGACCGACTACCTCGGTATGATGTGGTCAATAAAG TTCTAAACCGGTCCAAAAGATCGGTAGAAGATCCAAACATTTGGTACTATCGGCGACACGCCAGGCGTTTCTCCGGGCAAACCCAATCCCAATTGATGAGACACAGGAATTGTCCAAATGGCAGAAACTgcgatgaaaatgatgaagctACCGCTCGAGCGTCAAGTGATGGCGTGGAATCGACGGTTTTAGCCGGTGGAAACTCCATGGGACAAGCCCAAAGTCAAATGTTTCCTTGGATTAGTCcttacaacaacaactttgggTCCGGTTCCACTTTGAACTCGCAATCAAGAGGCGATCCAATTGACGCCCACGGAATGGCAGCAGGTCAACCACCCAA TCATGCCGGGAATTATGGAGACCAAATTCCAACTGTGGGCCAAAGCCATCACCAGAATCTTAATTCAGGACCTTCACCCCCGGGGAACACACATCACGTTCCATATCAGGAAAGGTCTACTCCATTTACTGACAAACATCGTTATGGAGCCCCTGGGACGGTTGGTGGTATTCGTCAAGGTAACAGGGATCCAAGTGGTTCCAGGGGGTTCAGTGGGGACCCAAACTCGGGACATGTTGCCAAATATGTTCCATCGAATGGTTTCGCCAATCAACCTTTTGTGGCAAATGATGGCTTGTCGCGAAGGACAGGATCGTTTCAACCGGGCACTAATGTTTATCAAGACAAGCAGAGCGAAGAAAGATCCCAAGCATCCAGTCAGGTTCGACACGGTGGACAAGGGTCCATGGCATCCGCCTCAAGTGGGGGTGGATATGGTGCTGGTGCAACGCAAAGCCAGGTTCAAGGATCCTACTCTGGGACTGGGTCATTCTCTGGTCAATCCCAATCCAGTGGGGGTTGGGGCCAATCCTCGGCCAGCAATATTCAAGCTGGTCCAGCTGGTAGCTCAAGTCAAGCGGGTACTTCAATCAATGCTCGATCGGGTTCGCAGACCCAAGTTCAAGTGGGACCATCGGGGAATTCCGCCATTAACAGTCAGAGCTTATATAGACACGGAGGCTCGAGTACCAACTTACAAGCCAATCAAAGAGGTGGCCAAGTTGGGGCTCAAGCCACTGGAGAAGGGGCAACCAATAGCCAGGCCCAAATCAGGTTTCAACCAGGAGCGAATgctcaaaatggatttttaGGTGGAGGTCAAGCTTCCGCCCAAAGTCAAGGGTACATGGGACAAGCTCAGAGTCAATTGTTCGGTAATCTGGATAATGGAAAAATGTATTCTGGGGCTGCTCAAGCAGGCTCTGGAACTAGAAGAGGACAGCATGGCTCCTCCACTAGAAATGAGGTCAGAAACAACGGTGATCAACCACCAAACACTGGTTCAACAGACCAAGTTGGGATGCATCATAATCAAAATCGGAGAAAGCAATTTGGATACAGGGGCGTATCTGAACATCGACCCCAACCAATGGACGAGCACATCCAATCCTCACAGAGTGACTACCATTATGCTCCTGGCACGAGACACCGATCAAACGGTCAACACTCTCTACCTCAGAACAATGGTTATACGACTGGACACTCTGGAACTGCTCAGACCAATGACCAATTAACACCCATTTATCAAAGGCGTAACACAAATCAAGAGACACCGCCATTGCAACCCGTTTCCGCCGCGACATATGCGCCACAACCCCCTGGAACAGGTGGCTATCCATCAGATCCAATGTCAAGCTACCCCCAAGAGGCATCCACACGTCAGTCTCCAAATCCAGTTGGACAGCCTTCACCACGCCCAAACTACCAACAGTCTCAGAATGCTTATGTCAATCACATGAGAGTGCAAGGAAATCCTGAAGTTAGATATTCCAACGATGCTAGTAACACAGCCAATGGAAAGTTGTATGAGGCTGGTCAGCAAGTTCCAGGATTTCCAGGGTACAAAGTTCCCAATGGATACCGAGCTCGAGTAATTTCCAGTGAATCAGAAAGTGCCAGTGCCACTGTTCAAGGTCCAGGACAAGCCCAAACCCAAACTTTGAACATCAATTTCCCTTCCCAAAATCGGTATCCATCACAAACGCCCGGTCACTTTGATCGGTCAAATGACGAGACCCATCATGCAAGGCAGTCACCTAAAGAGACGTATACAAGAAGGCCCAACCCAAGTCTTTCGAATCCAtaccaaggccaagaagcaAATAAGGTTCCAGTGGCAATTCCAGGTCAAATTCCGAATGGAGGAGCTCAAACAGACAATGAACTGACAAACTATTACGATTATTATGATTCTTACGGGAACGAACCCGAGTATTATTATGATGATATTCAAGGCAAGCCTCCTAAGAAAGATCCGAACCAAATTATTTCAAGCTCTCGACCTGTTGTAACCCCGCCTCCAACGTTTTCAACGGGCTCAAACATAAAAGGTTACCAAACACCTCGCCCTCCATTCGGAGAAG GTCAAGAACGGGGAGATATTTCATCCAGTTCGAGTTCCTCAAGACCGGACTCACAAATTGGTTCCACAGGCAGACCTGTATCCTCAAGTGAAGGCACCAACGTCGCGTCAAGAAGACAGCCTACTGACGAGTCAAGATGCCAGGGTTTTGGGAACAATCCATGCTATAATAAGCCCTACTCTGGATCTTTCCAAATCACCGGTCAAGGAACTTACCAATATGTTCCCAGTTCAAGTGGGAACTATCGGAGCCATAGCTCAACCTACGGGGGTCATTTTAAG GTGAGACCATCAGGAGAAGACGAAAAGGACGATTCGACATGGAAAGAAACCAATTACAGCCAGGCTTCCACTTGCGGTTATTTCACGTTCTCCTGCAACATCGCTTTAGGATCCGATCGACGCACAAAAATATGCTTCAAGGATCCCAATCAGTGCAATTCTTAA